A DNA window from Hydractinia symbiolongicarpus strain clone_291-10 chromosome 6, HSymV2.1, whole genome shotgun sequence contains the following coding sequences:
- the LOC130647790 gene encoding uncharacterized protein LOC130647790 isoform X4: protein MPGKDLKGNYPPCNRAFALRMMNPMSYQQGHMSPLDGEIQPVVKKTIAKAIRERTGSENSFDDISLSPASSLSSFQEMELYDIDENGKSHGVNGDVRLNSSFDSYRTKPSPRSSVSGKSNGNGFISRSYSSSDGFNGSNFQRGSAVRISTPARIRSKSSPRKVSNGASYEPSVNRVNGYRSDVTNYLQNKIVQNNTPEGGSSLRRSQSLRERSKKTLINKSNDKQIQPKDNATKLRVATTRSSQLRAKIHQNGTTPTSKQGRTDSGLKKKTAKGSLEDRSESDSSAIYSEINAYNPRNNPRSRHSARHASERERRDSNNTLSETSSIEEFDSALQLSTPSTPSARPSLSSSPILQNSDKFSAKLNEVCQLITTQHPHDFQILETLVEMQTAYEDRNQLVTRTISDLRRRVNELEYKTANSPNIPALVIPLMRATTNFQSKLQSIMDSQHEPKCTTDQYVQATEDSIRESTLDEISTEAYAVAAELEKLSLSQNGKESETKKNSSSNDTLDGYAIIPGGSTEV from the coding sequence ATGCCGGGAAAGGATTTAAAAGGAAATTACCCACCATGCAATCGTGCATTCGCGTTGCGTATGATGAACCCAATGTCATATCAGCAAGGTCATATGAGTCCTCTGGATGGTGAAATACAAcctgttgtaaaaaaaacaatcgCGAAAGCTATCAGAGAAAGAACTGGGTCCGAAAATAGTTTTGACGATATAAGTTTGTCCCCAGCCTCTTCCTTATCGTCCTTTCAAGAAATGGAATTATACGATATAGACGAAAATGGTAAAAGTCACGGTGTGAATGGGGACGTTCGATTAAATTCAAGTTTCGATTCTTACCGAACTAAACCGAGTCCGAGATCTTCGGTTTCCGGTAAAAGCAATGGGAATGGTTTTATCAGTCGTTCGTACTCCTCCTCAGATGGTTTTAACGGATCGAACTTTCAGCGTGGATCTGCAGTAAGGATATCCACCCCAGCTAGAATACGAAGTAAATCCTCGCCCAGGAAGGTCTCGAATGGAGCGTCCTATGAGCCAAGTGTAAACAGAGTTAACGGGTATCGATCCGATGTCACTAATTATTTACAGAATAAAATTGTACAAAATAATACACCAGAAGGAGGGTCGTCTTTGAGGCGCTCTCAAAGCTTACGTGAAAgatctaaaaaaactttaataaacAAATCTAACGATAAACAAATTCAACCTAAAGACAATGCAACAAAACTTCGTGTAGCCACTACACGAAGCTCACAGCTGCGTGCTAAAATTCATCAAAATGGTACGACACCCACATCAAAGCAGGGCCGAACGGATAGcggtttaaagaaaaaaacagcaaAGGGATCTTTAGAAGACCGGAGCGAGTCCGATAGTAGTGCCATATATAGCGAAATAAATGCTTATAATCCACGCAATAATCCACGTAGTAGACACTCAGCACGTCATGCGTCTGAAAGAGAGAGACGAGATAGCAATAATACATTATCGGAGACAAGTTCGATAGAAGAGTTTGATTCTGCTCTGCAATTAAGCACCCCATCAACGCCTTCCGCTAGACCGTCCTTGTCCAGCTCACCAATTCTACAAAACTCTGATAAATTCAGCGCAAAACTAAACGAAGTTTGTCAACTGATTACAACTCAGCATCCGCATGATTTTCAAATACTTGAGACCTTAGTGGAAATGCAAACAGCTTATGAAGATCGCAATCAGTTAGTTACAAGAACCATATCGGATTTAAGGCGTCGAGTAAACGAGTTAGAATACAAAACAGCAAACTCGCCAAATATTCCTGCCTTAGTAATACCGCTAATGCGTGCCACGACAAACTTTCAGAGCAAATTACAAAGCATTATGGATTCACAACACGAGCCGAAATGCACCACTGATCAATACGTGCAAGCAACAGAAGACAGTATTCGCGAAAGTACTTTAGATGAGATTTCAACTGAGGCTTACGCTGTAGCGGCTGAGTTAGAAAAATTGAGTTTAAGTCAAAATGGAAAGGAGTCGGAAACGAAGAAAAATTCCTCTTCTAACGACACCCTGGATGGTTACGCTATTATTCCGGGTGGTTCTACCGAAGTTTGA
- the LOC130647790 gene encoding uncharacterized protein LOC130647790 isoform X1, with protein MAERKVRFATRNQRRENEKRWGTDKQTTEERYYDYVRKCVNKTYGRMPGKDLKGNYPPCNRAFALRMMNPMSYQQGHMSPLDGEIQPVVKKTIAKAIRERTGSENSFDDISLSPASSLSSFQEMELYDIDENGKSHGVNGDVRLNSSFDSYRTKPSPRSSVSGKSNGNGFISRSYSSSDGFNGSNFQRGSAVRISTPARIRSKSSPRKVSNGASYEPSVNRVNGYRSDVTNYLQNKIVQNNTPEGGSSLRRSQSLRERSKKTLINKSNDKQIQPKDNATKLRVATTRSSQLRAKIHQNGTTPTSKQGRTDSGLKKKTAKGSLEDRSESDSSAIYSEINAYNPRNNPRSRHSARHASERERRDSNNTLSETSSIEEFDSALQLSTPSTPSARPSLSSSPILQNSDKFSAKLNEVCQLITTQHPHDFQILETLVEMQTAYEDRNQLVTRTISDLRRRVNELEYKTANSPNIPALVIPLMRATTNFQSKLQSIMDSQHEPKCTTDQYVQATEDSIRESTLDEISTEAYAVAAELEKLSLSQNGKESETKKNSSSNDTLDGYAIIPGGSTEV; from the exons ATGGCGGAAAGAAAAGTTCGTTTTGCTACTCGCAACCAGCGAAGGGAAAACGAAAAACGATGGGGTACCGACAAACAAACGACTGAAGAACGATATTACGATTACGTTCGTAAATGTGTAAACAAAACGTACGGTCG CATGCCGGGAAAGGATTTAAAAGGAAATTACCCACCATGCAATCGTGCATTCGCGTTGCGTATGATGAACCCAATGTCATATCAGCAAGGTCATATGAGTCCTCTGGATGGTGAAATACAAcctgttgtaaaaaaaacaatcgCGAAAGCTATCAGAGAAAGAACTGGGTCCGAAAATAGTTTTGACGATATAAGTTTGTCCCCAGCCTCTTCCTTATCGTCCTTTCAAGAAATGGAATTATACGATATAGACGAAAATGGTAAAAGTCACGGTGTGAATGGGGACGTTCGATTAAATTCAAGTTTCGATTCTTACCGAACTAAACCGAGTCCGAGATCTTCGGTTTCCGGTAAAAGCAATGGGAATGGTTTTATCAGTCGTTCGTACTCCTCCTCAGATGGTTTTAACGGATCGAACTTTCAGCGTGGATCTGCAGTAAGGATATCCACCCCAGCTAGAATACGAAGTAAATCCTCGCCCAGGAAGGTCTCGAATGGAGCGTCCTATGAGCCAAGTGTAAACAGAGTTAACGGGTATCGATCCGATGTCACTAATTATTTACAGAATAAAATTGTACAAAATAATACACCAGAAGGAGGGTCGTCTTTGAGGCGCTCTCAAAGCTTACGTGAAAgatctaaaaaaactttaataaacAAATCTAACGATAAACAAATTCAACCTAAAGACAATGCAACAAAACTTCGTGTAGCCACTACACGAAGCTCACAGCTGCGTGCTAAAATTCATCAAAATGGTACGACACCCACATCAAAGCAGGGCCGAACGGATAGcggtttaaagaaaaaaacagcaaAGGGATCTTTAGAAGACCGGAGCGAGTCCGATAGTAGTGCCATATATAGCGAAATAAATGCTTATAATCCACGCAATAATCCACGTAGTAGACACTCAGCACGTCATGCGTCTGAAAGAGAGAGACGAGATAGCAATAATACATTATCGGAGACAAGTTCGATAGAAGAGTTTGATTCTGCTCTGCAATTAAGCACCCCATCAACGCCTTCCGCTAGACCGTCCTTGTCCAGCTCACCAATTCTACAAAACTCTGATAAATTCAGCGCAAAACTAAACGAAGTTTGTCAACTGATTACAACTCAGCATCCGCATGATTTTCAAATACTTGAGACCTTAGTGGAAATGCAAACAGCTTATGAAGATCGCAATCAGTTAGTTACAAGAACCATATCGGATTTAAGGCGTCGAGTAAACGAGTTAGAATACAAAACAGCAAACTCGCCAAATATTCCTGCCTTAGTAATACCGCTAATGCGTGCCACGACAAACTTTCAGAGCAAATTACAAAGCATTATGGATTCACAACACGAGCCGAAATGCACCACTGATCAATACGTGCAAGCAACAGAAGACAGTATTCGCGAAAGTACTTTAGATGAGATTTCAACTGAGGCTTACGCTGTAGCGGCTGAGTTAGAAAAATTGAGTTTAAGTCAAAATGGAAAGGAGTCGGAAACGAAGAAAAATTCCTCTTCTAACGACACCCTGGATGGTTACGCTATTATTCCGGGTGGTTCTACCGAAGTTTGA
- the LOC130647790 gene encoding uncharacterized protein LOC130647790 isoform X3, whose protein sequence is MVKFFDRIHMPGKDLKGNYPPCNRAFALRMMNPMSYQQGHMSPLDGEIQPVVKKTIAKAIRERTGSENSFDDISLSPASSLSSFQEMELYDIDENGKSHGVNGDVRLNSSFDSYRTKPSPRSSVSGKSNGNGFISRSYSSSDGFNGSNFQRGSAVRISTPARIRSKSSPRKVSNGASYEPSVNRVNGYRSDVTNYLQNKIVQNNTPEGGSSLRRSQSLRERSKKTLINKSNDKQIQPKDNATKLRVATTRSSQLRAKIHQNGTTPTSKQGRTDSGLKKKTAKGSLEDRSESDSSAIYSEINAYNPRNNPRSRHSARHASERERRDSNNTLSETSSIEEFDSALQLSTPSTPSARPSLSSSPILQNSDKFSAKLNEVCQLITTQHPHDFQILETLVEMQTAYEDRNQLVTRTISDLRRRVNELEYKTANSPNIPALVIPLMRATTNFQSKLQSIMDSQHEPKCTTDQYVQATEDSIRESTLDEISTEAYAVAAELEKLSLSQNGKESETKKNSSSNDTLDGYAIIPGGSTEV, encoded by the exons ATGGTGAAGTTCTTTGATCGAATTCA CATGCCGGGAAAGGATTTAAAAGGAAATTACCCACCATGCAATCGTGCATTCGCGTTGCGTATGATGAACCCAATGTCATATCAGCAAGGTCATATGAGTCCTCTGGATGGTGAAATACAAcctgttgtaaaaaaaacaatcgCGAAAGCTATCAGAGAAAGAACTGGGTCCGAAAATAGTTTTGACGATATAAGTTTGTCCCCAGCCTCTTCCTTATCGTCCTTTCAAGAAATGGAATTATACGATATAGACGAAAATGGTAAAAGTCACGGTGTGAATGGGGACGTTCGATTAAATTCAAGTTTCGATTCTTACCGAACTAAACCGAGTCCGAGATCTTCGGTTTCCGGTAAAAGCAATGGGAATGGTTTTATCAGTCGTTCGTACTCCTCCTCAGATGGTTTTAACGGATCGAACTTTCAGCGTGGATCTGCAGTAAGGATATCCACCCCAGCTAGAATACGAAGTAAATCCTCGCCCAGGAAGGTCTCGAATGGAGCGTCCTATGAGCCAAGTGTAAACAGAGTTAACGGGTATCGATCCGATGTCACTAATTATTTACAGAATAAAATTGTACAAAATAATACACCAGAAGGAGGGTCGTCTTTGAGGCGCTCTCAAAGCTTACGTGAAAgatctaaaaaaactttaataaacAAATCTAACGATAAACAAATTCAACCTAAAGACAATGCAACAAAACTTCGTGTAGCCACTACACGAAGCTCACAGCTGCGTGCTAAAATTCATCAAAATGGTACGACACCCACATCAAAGCAGGGCCGAACGGATAGcggtttaaagaaaaaaacagcaaAGGGATCTTTAGAAGACCGGAGCGAGTCCGATAGTAGTGCCATATATAGCGAAATAAATGCTTATAATCCACGCAATAATCCACGTAGTAGACACTCAGCACGTCATGCGTCTGAAAGAGAGAGACGAGATAGCAATAATACATTATCGGAGACAAGTTCGATAGAAGAGTTTGATTCTGCTCTGCAATTAAGCACCCCATCAACGCCTTCCGCTAGACCGTCCTTGTCCAGCTCACCAATTCTACAAAACTCTGATAAATTCAGCGCAAAACTAAACGAAGTTTGTCAACTGATTACAACTCAGCATCCGCATGATTTTCAAATACTTGAGACCTTAGTGGAAATGCAAACAGCTTATGAAGATCGCAATCAGTTAGTTACAAGAACCATATCGGATTTAAGGCGTCGAGTAAACGAGTTAGAATACAAAACAGCAAACTCGCCAAATATTCCTGCCTTAGTAATACCGCTAATGCGTGCCACGACAAACTTTCAGAGCAAATTACAAAGCATTATGGATTCACAACACGAGCCGAAATGCACCACTGATCAATACGTGCAAGCAACAGAAGACAGTATTCGCGAAAGTACTTTAGATGAGATTTCAACTGAGGCTTACGCTGTAGCGGCTGAGTTAGAAAAATTGAGTTTAAGTCAAAATGGAAAGGAGTCGGAAACGAAGAAAAATTCCTCTTCTAACGACACCCTGGATGGTTACGCTATTATTCCGGGTGGTTCTACCGAAGTTTGA
- the LOC130647790 gene encoding uncharacterized protein LOC130647790 isoform X2, with product MRDHFVKNEVVKEEKERKNIIMPGKDLKGNYPPCNRAFALRMMNPMSYQQGHMSPLDGEIQPVVKKTIAKAIRERTGSENSFDDISLSPASSLSSFQEMELYDIDENGKSHGVNGDVRLNSSFDSYRTKPSPRSSVSGKSNGNGFISRSYSSSDGFNGSNFQRGSAVRISTPARIRSKSSPRKVSNGASYEPSVNRVNGYRSDVTNYLQNKIVQNNTPEGGSSLRRSQSLRERSKKTLINKSNDKQIQPKDNATKLRVATTRSSQLRAKIHQNGTTPTSKQGRTDSGLKKKTAKGSLEDRSESDSSAIYSEINAYNPRNNPRSRHSARHASERERRDSNNTLSETSSIEEFDSALQLSTPSTPSARPSLSSSPILQNSDKFSAKLNEVCQLITTQHPHDFQILETLVEMQTAYEDRNQLVTRTISDLRRRVNELEYKTANSPNIPALVIPLMRATTNFQSKLQSIMDSQHEPKCTTDQYVQATEDSIRESTLDEISTEAYAVAAELEKLSLSQNGKESETKKNSSSNDTLDGYAIIPGGSTEV from the exons ATGAGGGATCATTTCGTTAAAAATGAAGTtgttaaagaagaaaaagagagGAAGAATATTAT CATGCCGGGAAAGGATTTAAAAGGAAATTACCCACCATGCAATCGTGCATTCGCGTTGCGTATGATGAACCCAATGTCATATCAGCAAGGTCATATGAGTCCTCTGGATGGTGAAATACAAcctgttgtaaaaaaaacaatcgCGAAAGCTATCAGAGAAAGAACTGGGTCCGAAAATAGTTTTGACGATATAAGTTTGTCCCCAGCCTCTTCCTTATCGTCCTTTCAAGAAATGGAATTATACGATATAGACGAAAATGGTAAAAGTCACGGTGTGAATGGGGACGTTCGATTAAATTCAAGTTTCGATTCTTACCGAACTAAACCGAGTCCGAGATCTTCGGTTTCCGGTAAAAGCAATGGGAATGGTTTTATCAGTCGTTCGTACTCCTCCTCAGATGGTTTTAACGGATCGAACTTTCAGCGTGGATCTGCAGTAAGGATATCCACCCCAGCTAGAATACGAAGTAAATCCTCGCCCAGGAAGGTCTCGAATGGAGCGTCCTATGAGCCAAGTGTAAACAGAGTTAACGGGTATCGATCCGATGTCACTAATTATTTACAGAATAAAATTGTACAAAATAATACACCAGAAGGAGGGTCGTCTTTGAGGCGCTCTCAAAGCTTACGTGAAAgatctaaaaaaactttaataaacAAATCTAACGATAAACAAATTCAACCTAAAGACAATGCAACAAAACTTCGTGTAGCCACTACACGAAGCTCACAGCTGCGTGCTAAAATTCATCAAAATGGTACGACACCCACATCAAAGCAGGGCCGAACGGATAGcggtttaaagaaaaaaacagcaaAGGGATCTTTAGAAGACCGGAGCGAGTCCGATAGTAGTGCCATATATAGCGAAATAAATGCTTATAATCCACGCAATAATCCACGTAGTAGACACTCAGCACGTCATGCGTCTGAAAGAGAGAGACGAGATAGCAATAATACATTATCGGAGACAAGTTCGATAGAAGAGTTTGATTCTGCTCTGCAATTAAGCACCCCATCAACGCCTTCCGCTAGACCGTCCTTGTCCAGCTCACCAATTCTACAAAACTCTGATAAATTCAGCGCAAAACTAAACGAAGTTTGTCAACTGATTACAACTCAGCATCCGCATGATTTTCAAATACTTGAGACCTTAGTGGAAATGCAAACAGCTTATGAAGATCGCAATCAGTTAGTTACAAGAACCATATCGGATTTAAGGCGTCGAGTAAACGAGTTAGAATACAAAACAGCAAACTCGCCAAATATTCCTGCCTTAGTAATACCGCTAATGCGTGCCACGACAAACTTTCAGAGCAAATTACAAAGCATTATGGATTCACAACACGAGCCGAAATGCACCACTGATCAATACGTGCAAGCAACAGAAGACAGTATTCGCGAAAGTACTTTAGATGAGATTTCAACTGAGGCTTACGCTGTAGCGGCTGAGTTAGAAAAATTGAGTTTAAGTCAAAATGGAAAGGAGTCGGAAACGAAGAAAAATTCCTCTTCTAACGACACCCTGGATGGTTACGCTATTATTCCGGGTGGTTCTACCGAAGTTTGA